Proteins encoded in a region of the Streptomyces violaceoruber genome:
- a CDS encoding amino acid adenylation domain-containing protein, translated as MAKSGLEDILPLSPLQEGMLFHNLFDEEELDAYNVQVFIDLEGGTDPERLRRAGQALLERHANLRAAFRHEGLKRPVQLIPRRVVLPWGEEDLSGVAEPEREAAAERVAERDRWTRFDLSRPPLIRFTLVRLGPARHRLLLTLHHILADGWSMPILLRELMTLYTVHGDGTALPRVRPYRDYLGWLGGRDRDAARQAWTEAFAGLDAPSIVAPGRGALTAAPERIDFSEDEAASAALTRFARSNGLTVNTVIQGCWGLVLSHLTGRDDVVFGVTVSGRPPELPGIDTMVGLFMNTLPLRVRLRPAETLTGFLRRLQGEQARLIDHQWVGLAEIQRWAGSGELFDTAMVFENYPLNSSRGRPPGAAPDADLPTVLGVRSKDQMHYPLGLLALPRETLRFSLGYLPQVFDPARVEAVIAAFRRALRTVLDAPDTRVGAVALLDPEVRGTVLEKWSGSDDVRPAERFTDLFEEQVARTPGKTALIAPDGRLTYAELDAAANRLARRLVELGVGPERHVAVAVGRRTELVVGMLAVLKAGGAYVPVDPEYPPDRIRHMIQDADPALVLTTSDVDDRIGEECCGPLTFVMDDPNTGTSLGRHSGTALTDADRAAPLLPGHPAYVIYTSGTTGRPKGVVVEHRALSAFVRHCRSSQAPDISGLSVMQASASFDQSVGSLHAPLISGGCVRLTDLRALAETAGSEPGFHRATFMKGTPSHLALLATMPPEVAPSGTLTLGGEELRGEILAPWREAAGDVTVVNVYGPTEATGHCLEHWIAPDRTVEPGPVPIGTPHEGVRVYVLDSALRPVAPGLDGEVYLAGVQLARGYLGRGGLTAERFTADPFGAPGSRMYRTGDVAHWNEAGELVFAGRADRQVKLRGYRIELGEIEAAVAGGPGVRQAAVVLREDRPGDQRLVAYVVPDPGHWDEAAARARLALSLPDFMMPSAFVALDALPLSPNGKLDRAALPAPTYTGRTAGRAPRTPAEEILCDLYAEVLSLPGVTVDDDFFDLGGHSLLATRLVSRVRTTLGAELSIRQFFEAPTPAALAVVLAGAGRARAALTARPRPERLPLSYAQQRLWFLHLLEGPSPTYNIPTVLRLSGPLRPDALRAALLDVVGRHESLRTTFTEDERGARQVVHPADGVRPVFETAESTEADYEADLARAARHAFDLGAEIPVRARLLRLSEREHVLLLLVHHIASDAWSRGPLAQDLTAAYTARCAGDAPAWQPLPVQYADYALWQQEILGDDTDPDTLAGRQLAYWKQQLAGLPEQLDLPTDRPRPATADHTGDRVEFALPADLHTRLTELARATDTTLYMVLQAALATLLTRHGAGEDIPIGTPVAGRTDDATDHLVGFFVNTLVLRTDTSGNPTFRDLLTRVRDTDLTAYTHQDLPFERLVEALNPTRSLTHHPLFQVVLSLRSTAPRRADGEGAPALPGGLRVSGTGGAAATAAKVDLGFSVTERRAADHTPDGVAGVLDFRTDLFDRGTAQGLVDRLVRVLADAAAHPDRPLSRIDVLGPRERHRVVEEWNATAKGLAPATLPELFERHVRERPGAEAVVAGDTSLSYAELNARANRLARLLVARGAGPERLVALALPRSAELPVAVLAVAKAGAAYLPLDPAHPAERIAGTLDDAAPVALLTTAAVAAGLPDTDVPRLLLDEESAAGGGEDAADLTDADRLAPLLPGHPAYVIYTSGTTGRPKGVTVTHSGLPALLDIFTSQLDVVPGSRVLHHLSPAFDGGFWELAMGLLTGAALVVVEPGTVPGPALAALAVRHRVTHAAITPAVLQLIPEGALPAGTTLVVAAETCPPELVARWSAGRLMRNSYGPTETTVCATMSAPLAGAAVPPIGRPIADTAGYVLDDALQPVPPGVPGELYVRGPGLARGYLGRPSLTAGRFVACPFGPAGGVMYRTGDLVRHRADGDLEYLGRTDTQVKLRGMRVEPAEIEAVTAGLPGVAQAAVLVREDTPGDRRLVGYVVPDAGASVDPGALRQALRGSLPEYMVPAALVVLDALPLTTNGKLDHRALPAPEYRTVEGRSPRTPREEALCRLFAEVLGLELVGLDDGFFDLGGHSLLAIRLVERVRAELGEELGVRDLFAAPTVADLAVRLAARGGREPMERLLPLRAAGTARPVFCVHPGSGMSWCYSGLVRHLPPGIPVYGLQAAGLDGDGPLPATLQEMAAEYADLVRQTQPEGPYRLLGWSLGGNVAFAMARELRARGQEVELLAFLDAYPRRAGAGPEAPLAEVFAHNLRDAGFDVAEEELTGGRFPTARYRAFLNAAGDPMGRLDEAELAAVLEVFMNNAALMRGHTPGTYDGDVLVLAAERADGDKLARRGAESWRPHVRGRIERVGVDADHLGLVQSDAALAVIGRALAGRLDPATGHAASAAVPETEGVTAMNPSPEPAPTPQSLDSTEVA; from the coding sequence ATGGCCAAGTCCGGCTTGGAAGACATCCTGCCGCTGTCCCCGCTCCAGGAGGGGATGCTGTTCCACAACCTCTTCGACGAGGAGGAACTGGACGCCTACAACGTCCAGGTCTTCATCGACCTGGAGGGCGGCACGGACCCGGAGCGGCTGCGCCGGGCCGGGCAGGCGCTGCTGGAGCGGCACGCCAACCTGCGGGCCGCCTTCCGGCACGAGGGGCTCAAGCGCCCGGTGCAGCTCATCCCCCGCCGGGTCGTCCTGCCCTGGGGCGAGGAGGACCTGTCGGGCGTCGCCGAACCGGAGCGGGAGGCGGCGGCGGAGCGGGTCGCCGAGCGGGACCGCTGGACGCGCTTCGACCTGTCCCGGCCGCCGCTGATCCGCTTCACCCTGGTCCGGCTCGGCCCGGCCCGTCACCGGCTGCTGCTGACGCTCCACCACATCCTGGCGGACGGCTGGTCCATGCCGATCCTGCTGCGCGAGCTGATGACCCTGTACACCGTCCACGGCGACGGTACGGCCCTGCCCCGGGTGCGCCCCTACCGCGACTACCTGGGCTGGCTCGGCGGCCGGGACCGGGACGCCGCCCGGCAGGCCTGGACGGAGGCGTTCGCCGGGCTCGACGCGCCGAGCATCGTCGCCCCCGGCCGGGGCGCGCTCACCGCGGCGCCCGAGCGGATCGACTTCTCCGAGGACGAGGCGGCGAGCGCCGCGCTGACCCGGTTCGCCCGGTCCAACGGGCTGACGGTGAACACGGTGATCCAGGGCTGCTGGGGACTGGTCCTGTCCCATCTGACGGGCCGGGACGACGTGGTGTTCGGCGTGACCGTCAGCGGCCGCCCGCCGGAGCTGCCCGGTATCGACACCATGGTCGGCCTGTTCATGAACACCCTGCCGCTGCGGGTGCGGCTGCGGCCCGCCGAGACGCTGACCGGGTTCCTGCGCCGGCTGCAGGGCGAGCAGGCGCGGCTCATCGACCACCAGTGGGTGGGCCTCGCGGAGATCCAGCGCTGGGCGGGTTCCGGCGAACTCTTCGACACGGCCATGGTGTTCGAGAACTATCCGCTCAACTCCAGCCGCGGCCGCCCCCCGGGGGCCGCGCCGGACGCGGACCTCCCGACCGTCCTCGGGGTCCGTTCGAAGGACCAGATGCACTACCCGCTGGGTCTGCTGGCCCTGCCCCGCGAGACCCTGCGGTTCTCGCTGGGCTATCTGCCGCAGGTCTTCGACCCGGCGCGGGTCGAGGCGGTGATCGCCGCGTTCCGCCGGGCGCTGCGCACCGTCCTGGACGCCCCGGACACCCGGGTCGGCGCGGTCGCGCTGCTCGACCCGGAGGTGCGGGGCACCGTCCTGGAGAAGTGGAGCGGCTCGGACGACGTGCGGCCCGCAGAGCGGTTCACCGACCTGTTCGAGGAGCAGGTGGCGCGCACCCCCGGCAAGACGGCGCTGATCGCCCCCGACGGGCGGCTGACCTACGCCGAACTCGACGCCGCCGCCAACCGGCTGGCCCGTCGCCTGGTCGAGCTGGGCGTCGGCCCGGAACGGCACGTGGCGGTCGCGGTGGGGCGCCGCACGGAACTGGTGGTCGGCATGCTGGCGGTGCTCAAGGCGGGCGGCGCCTATGTGCCGGTCGACCCGGAGTACCCGCCGGACCGCATCCGCCACATGATCCAGGACGCGGACCCCGCGCTCGTCCTCACCACCTCCGACGTGGACGACCGGATCGGCGAGGAGTGCTGCGGGCCGCTGACGTTCGTCATGGACGACCCCAACACCGGAACGTCGCTGGGCAGGCACTCCGGGACGGCTCTCACCGACGCCGACCGCGCGGCGCCGCTGCTGCCGGGCCATCCGGCGTACGTCATCTACACCTCGGGCACGACGGGCCGCCCCAAGGGCGTCGTCGTCGAGCACCGGGCCCTGTCGGCGTTCGTGCGGCACTGCCGGTCCTCCCAGGCGCCGGACATCTCGGGGCTGTCCGTGATGCAGGCGTCCGCGTCCTTCGACCAGAGCGTCGGCTCGCTGCACGCCCCGCTGATCAGCGGCGGCTGCGTCCGGCTGACGGATCTGCGCGCCCTCGCCGAGACGGCCGGGTCCGAACCCGGCTTCCACCGTGCCACCTTCATGAAGGGCACCCCGTCGCACCTGGCGCTGCTGGCCACCATGCCGCCGGAGGTCGCGCCCTCGGGCACCCTGACCCTGGGCGGCGAGGAGCTGCGCGGGGAGATCCTGGCACCCTGGCGCGAGGCCGCGGGGGACGTGACGGTGGTGAACGTCTACGGGCCCACCGAGGCCACCGGTCACTGCCTGGAGCACTGGATCGCCCCGGACCGCACGGTGGAGCCGGGCCCGGTGCCGATCGGCACCCCGCACGAGGGGGTGCGGGTGTACGTCCTCGACTCCGCGCTGCGCCCGGTCGCACCGGGTCTGGACGGCGAGGTGTACCTGGCGGGCGTGCAGCTGGCGCGCGGCTACCTGGGCCGCGGCGGGCTGACCGCCGAGCGGTTCACGGCCGACCCGTTCGGCGCGCCGGGCAGCCGCATGTACCGCACGGGCGACGTCGCGCACTGGAACGAAGCGGGGGAGCTGGTCTTCGCCGGGCGCGCGGACCGGCAGGTCAAGCTGCGCGGGTACCGCATCGAGCTGGGCGAGATCGAGGCCGCCGTCGCGGGCGGGCCGGGTGTGCGCCAGGCCGCGGTCGTCCTGCGCGAGGACCGGCCGGGCGACCAGCGGCTGGTGGCCTACGTCGTCCCGGACCCCGGCCACTGGGACGAGGCCGCCGCCCGTGCCCGGCTGGCCCTGTCCCTGCCGGACTTCATGATGCCCTCGGCCTTCGTCGCCCTGGACGCCCTGCCGCTCAGCCCGAACGGCAAGCTGGACCGGGCGGCGCTGCCCGCCCCGACGTACACCGGCCGGACCGCGGGCCGGGCACCGCGCACCCCCGCCGAGGAGATCCTCTGCGACCTGTACGCGGAGGTCCTGTCGCTGCCGGGCGTCACCGTCGACGACGACTTCTTCGACCTCGGCGGTCACTCCCTGCTCGCCACCCGGCTCGTCAGCCGGGTCCGCACCACGCTGGGGGCCGAGCTGTCCATCCGGCAGTTCTTCGAGGCGCCGACCCCGGCCGCGCTCGCCGTGGTGCTCGCCGGGGCGGGCCGGGCGCGGGCCGCGCTCACCGCACGGCCCCGTCCCGAGCGCCTCCCGCTCTCCTACGCCCAGCAGCGCCTGTGGTTCCTCCACCTGCTCGAAGGGCCGAGCCCCACCTACAACATCCCGACGGTGCTCCGGCTGAGCGGACCGCTGCGCCCGGACGCGCTGCGCGCGGCGCTGCTGGACGTGGTCGGGCGGCACGAGAGCCTGCGGACGACGTTCACCGAGGACGAGCGGGGGGCCCGGCAGGTGGTGCACCCCGCCGACGGGGTCCGGCCGGTCTTCGAGACGGCCGAGTCCACGGAGGCCGACTACGAGGCCGACCTCGCACGGGCGGCCCGGCACGCCTTCGATCTGGGCGCGGAGATCCCGGTACGGGCGCGGCTGCTGCGGCTGTCGGAGCGGGAGCACGTCCTGCTGCTGCTCGTGCACCACATCGCCAGCGACGCCTGGTCCCGCGGCCCACTGGCCCAGGACCTCACCGCCGCCTACACCGCCCGCTGCGCCGGCGACGCACCCGCGTGGCAGCCCCTCCCCGTCCAGTACGCCGACTACGCCCTGTGGCAGCAGGAGATCCTCGGCGACGACACCGACCCCGACACCCTCGCCGGCCGCCAGCTCGCCTACTGGAAACAGCAGCTCGCCGGCCTGCCCGAACAGCTCGACCTCCCCACCGACCGGCCCCGGCCCGCCACCGCCGACCACACCGGCGACCGCGTCGAGTTCGCCCTCCCCGCCGACCTGCACACCCGTCTGACCGAACTCGCCCGGGCCACCGACACGACCCTCTACATGGTGCTCCAGGCCGCCCTCGCGACGCTGCTCACCCGGCACGGCGCCGGTGAGGACATCCCGATCGGCACCCCCGTCGCCGGACGCACCGACGACGCCACCGACCACCTCGTCGGCTTCTTCGTCAACACCCTCGTCCTGCGCACCGACACCAGCGGCAACCCCACCTTCCGCGACCTCCTCACCCGAGTCCGCGACACCGACCTCACCGCCTACACCCACCAGGACCTCCCCTTCGAACGCCTCGTAGAAGCCCTCAACCCCACCCGCTCCCTCACCCACCACCCCCTCTTCCAGGTGGTGCTGTCGCTGCGCAGCACCGCACCGCGGCGGGCGGACGGGGAGGGCGCGCCGGCGCTGCCGGGCGGGCTGAGGGTGAGCGGCACGGGCGGTGCGGCGGCGACGGCGGCCAAGGTCGACCTCGGGTTCTCGGTGACGGAGCGCCGGGCGGCCGACCACACCCCCGACGGGGTGGCGGGCGTCCTCGACTTCCGCACCGACCTCTTCGACCGCGGCACCGCGCAGGGTCTGGTGGACCGGCTGGTGCGGGTGCTCGCCGACGCGGCCGCCCACCCCGACCGGCCGCTGAGCCGCATCGACGTGCTCGGACCGCGGGAGCGGCACCGGGTCGTCGAGGAGTGGAACGCGACGGCGAAGGGGCTCGCCCCGGCCACCCTGCCCGAGCTGTTCGAGCGGCACGTGCGGGAGCGCCCCGGCGCCGAGGCGGTGGTCGCCGGCGACACGTCGCTGAGCTACGCGGAGCTGAACGCGCGCGCCAACCGGCTGGCCCGGCTGCTGGTGGCGCGGGGCGCGGGCCCCGAGCGGCTGGTGGCGCTGGCGCTGCCCCGCTCGGCCGAACTGCCCGTCGCCGTCCTCGCGGTGGCCAAGGCGGGCGCCGCCTACCTGCCGCTGGACCCGGCCCACCCGGCGGAGCGGATCGCGGGCACCCTCGACGACGCGGCACCGGTCGCGCTGCTGACCACGGCCGCGGTGGCCGCCGGCCTCCCGGACACGGACGTGCCCAGGCTGCTCCTTGACGAGGAGTCCGCGGCCGGCGGTGGCGAGGACGCCGCCGACCTCACCGACGCCGACCGGCTCGCGCCGCTGCTGCCGGGGCATCCCGCGTACGTCATCTACACCTCCGGCACCACCGGCCGCCCCAAGGGCGTCACCGTGACGCACTCGGGCCTGCCCGCCCTGCTGGACATCTTCACCTCGCAGCTGGACGTCGTACCCGGCAGCCGCGTCCTGCACCACCTCTCCCCCGCCTTCGACGGCGGGTTCTGGGAGCTGGCGATGGGGCTGCTGACCGGTGCGGCCCTCGTCGTCGTGGAGCCCGGCACCGTGCCGGGGCCCGCCCTGGCCGCGCTGGCGGTCCGCCACCGGGTCACCCACGCGGCGATCACCCCCGCGGTGCTCCAGCTGATCCCCGAGGGCGCGCTGCCCGCCGGCACGACCCTGGTCGTCGCCGCCGAGACCTGCCCGCCCGAACTGGTCGCCCGCTGGTCCGCGGGACGCCTGATGCGCAATTCCTACGGGCCGACGGAGACCACGGTCTGCGCCACCATGAGCGCCCCGCTGGCGGGCGCGGCCGTCCCGCCGATCGGTAGGCCGATCGCCGACACCGCCGGGTACGTCCTGGACGACGCGCTCCAGCCGGTGCCGCCGGGCGTGCCCGGGGAGCTGTACGTGCGCGGGCCCGGACTCGCCCGCGGCTACCTGGGCCGCCCGTCGCTGACCGCGGGCCGCTTCGTGGCGTGCCCGTTCGGGCCGGCGGGCGGCGTGATGTACCGCACCGGCGACCTGGTACGCCACCGCGCGGACGGCGACCTGGAGTACCTGGGCCGCACCGACACCCAGGTCAAGCTGCGCGGCATGCGCGTAGAGCCGGCCGAGATCGAGGCGGTGACGGCTGGCCTGCCCGGCGTGGCGCAGGCGGCCGTGCTGGTCCGCGAGGACACGCCCGGCGACCGCCGCCTGGTCGGCTACGTCGTGCCGGACGCCGGGGCGAGTGTGGACCCCGGCGCGCTGCGGCAGGCGCTGCGCGGCTCGCTGCCCGAGTACATGGTGCCCGCCGCCCTCGTGGTCCTCGACGCGCTGCCGCTCACCACCAACGGCAAGCTGGACCACCGTGCGCTGCCCGCCCCGGAGTACCGCACCGTCGAGGGCCGTTCGCCGCGCACCCCGCGCGAGGAGGCCCTGTGCCGGCTCTTCGCCGAGGTCCTCGGTCTGGAGCTGGTCGGTCTCGACGACGGCTTCTTCGACCTGGGCGGCCACTCGCTGCTGGCGATCCGGCTCGTGGAGCGGGTCCGTGCCGAGCTGGGCGAGGAGCTGGGCGTGCGCGACCTGTTCGCCGCTCCCACGGTCGCCGACCTGGCGGTGCGGCTCGCGGCGCGCGGCGGCCGGGAGCCGATGGAGCGGCTGCTCCCGCTGCGTGCCGCCGGTACCGCCCGGCCGGTGTTCTGCGTCCACCCCGGTTCCGGCATGAGCTGGTGCTACTCCGGCCTGGTGCGCCACCTGCCGCCCGGTATCCCGGTGTACGGCCTCCAGGCCGCCGGACTCGACGGCGACGGGCCGCTGCCCGCGACGCTTCAGGAGATGGCCGCCGAGTACGCGGATCTGGTCCGGCAGACGCAGCCCGAGGGCCCGTACCGGCTGCTGGGCTGGTCGCTCGGCGGCAACGTGGCCTTCGCCATGGCCCGCGAACTGCGCGCCCGCGGGCAGGAGGTGGAGCTGCTGGCCTTCCTGGACGCCTATCCGCGCCGGGCGGGCGCGGGCCCGGAGGCCCCGCTGGCCGAGGTGTTCGCGCACAACCTGCGCGACGCCGGGTTCGACGTCGCCGAGGAGGAGCTCACCGGCGGCCGCTTCCCCACGGCCCGCTACCGCGCGTTCCTGAACGCCGCCGGGGACCCGATGGGCCGCCTGGACGAGGCCGAACTGGCCGCGGTCCTGGAGGTGTTCATGAACAACGCGGCCCTGATGCGCGGCCACACCCCCGGCACCTACGACGGCGACGTGCTGGTGCTGGCGGCCGAGCGGGCGGACGGCGACAAGCTGGCCCGCCGCGGCGCCGAGTCGTGGCGCCCGCACGTGCGGGGCCGGATCGAACGGGTCGGTGTCGACGCCGACCACCTCGGCCTCGTGCAGTCCGACGCCGCCCTCGCCGTCATCGGCCGCGCGCTGGCCGGCCGCCTGGACCCGGCGACGGGCCACGCGGCTTCCGCAGCAGTCCCCGAGACCGAAGGAGTCACCGCCATGAACCCCTCGCCCGAGCCCGCCCCGACGCCCCAGTCGCTCGATTCGACCGAGGTCGCCTGA